The following proteins are co-located in the Pseudomonas sp. DY-1 genome:
- a CDS encoding LysR family transcriptional regulator: protein MDRLLSIEAFVRVAETGNFAKAAQQLGVTRSVISHRIQQLEEYISAPLFHRSTRHVRLSEVGETYYKECADMVASFNSLTEQMRDLRAKPTGKLRIQMLPGFALGHFGGLLAEFTDLYPDIEVDVIVNDRVVDPIEEGFDVAFQMFPPLAESLIERKLFSVRRLFCASPDYLERHGAPTVPADLQAHKVALYEGYPSRNKWVFNGDEQVELNLTGQVRSNSVHLLRDYAVTGTCVVCLPTLVASDDLLAGRLVPVLTDYSLTSFNFSAVYPATQRRALKVRTLIDFLVERISDAPAWDRPLLERGWVQP, encoded by the coding sequence ATGGATCGCCTTCTCAGCATCGAAGCCTTCGTTCGCGTCGCGGAAACCGGCAACTTCGCCAAGGCTGCCCAGCAACTGGGCGTGACCCGCTCGGTCATCAGCCACCGCATCCAGCAGTTGGAGGAATACATCAGTGCGCCGCTGTTCCACCGCAGTACGCGCCATGTTCGCCTCTCGGAAGTAGGGGAGACCTACTACAAGGAATGCGCCGACATGGTGGCCAGCTTCAACAGCCTAACGGAGCAGATGCGCGATCTGCGGGCCAAGCCCACCGGCAAGTTGCGCATCCAGATGCTGCCGGGCTTCGCCCTCGGCCACTTCGGCGGCCTGCTGGCTGAGTTCACTGATCTGTACCCGGACATCGAGGTGGATGTAATCGTCAACGACCGCGTGGTGGACCCCATCGAGGAGGGCTTTGACGTGGCCTTCCAGATGTTCCCGCCGCTTGCCGAGTCGCTGATCGAGCGCAAGCTGTTCTCGGTGCGGAGGCTGTTCTGCGCTTCTCCGGATTACCTGGAGCGGCATGGCGCGCCCACCGTCCCGGCGGACCTCCAGGCGCACAAGGTGGCGTTGTACGAGGGCTACCCGTCGCGCAACAAGTGGGTGTTCAACGGTGATGAGCAGGTGGAGCTCAACCTCACGGGTCAGGTGCGCTCCAATTCGGTCCATCTGCTACGGGACTACGCCGTCACCGGCACCTGCGTAGTGTGCCTGCCTACCCTGGTGGCCAGCGATGACTTGCTGGCCGGGCGTCTGGTGCCAGTACTTACCGACTACTCCCTGACGTCCTTCAACTTCTCTGCTGTCTATCCGGCGACCCAGCGCCGAGCACTGAAGGTGCGCACCTTGATCGACTTCCTCGTGGAGCGCATCAGCGATGCACCAGCCTGGGACCGACCGCTGCTGGAGCGTGGCTGGGTGCAGCCCTGA
- a CDS encoding phage infection protein, with product MKKQILASLFFASLSASAFALSVAEGGADRTNVHRVAESGSERSQSLRVAEGGSDRTKAFDVAENGSERSQSLRVAEGGSDRTKAFDVAEGGSDRTNAFRVAEGGADRTGANRIS from the coding sequence ATGAAAAAGCAAATTCTTGCCAGCCTGTTCTTCGCCAGCCTGTCCGCTTCCGCTTTCGCCCTCTCGGTTGCCGAGGGTGGCGCTGATCGCACCAACGTTCACCGTGTTGCCGAAAGCGGCTCCGAGCGTTCGCAATCCCTGCGCGTTGCCGAAGGTGGCTCCGACCGTACCAAGGCCTTCGACGTCGCTGAAAACGGCTCCGAGCGTTCCCAATCCCTGCGTGTTGCCGAAGGTGGCTCCGACCGCACCAAGGCCTTTGATGTTGCTGAAGGGGGTTCCGACCGTACCAATGCCTTCCGCGTAGCCGAAGGTGGTGCCGACCGTACTGGTGCCAATCGCATCAGCTGA
- a CDS encoding SCO family protein translates to MNTRRNLIGGLGAGVLGLAALGSLGIAADRQPQPRQGDGRFPNPTLFTHQGRKVEFYRDLLRGKVVVLNMMYASCGRNCPTATANLRKVQQMLGDRVGREIFMYSITLQPELDQPHHLQEYVDKFHIGPGWEYLTGDPQDILELRYALGFYDVDPIVDGNQLTHTGMVRIGNEPIGRWTMAPALTDPEHILSAINHVDHRVELTGWGMQQPS, encoded by the coding sequence ATGAACACTCGCAGAAATCTGATCGGCGGCCTCGGCGCCGGTGTGCTGGGGCTGGCTGCCCTGGGCTCACTGGGTATCGCCGCGGATCGCCAGCCGCAACCTCGTCAGGGCGATGGGCGCTTTCCCAACCCAACGCTGTTCACCCACCAGGGTCGGAAGGTGGAGTTCTACCGGGACCTGCTGCGCGGAAAGGTGGTTGTGCTGAACATGATGTACGCCAGCTGTGGCCGTAACTGCCCCACCGCCACCGCCAACCTGCGCAAGGTGCAACAGATGCTGGGCGATCGGGTAGGACGGGAAATTTTCATGTACTCGATCACCCTGCAACCCGAGCTGGACCAACCGCACCACCTGCAGGAATACGTAGACAAGTTCCACATCGGTCCAGGCTGGGAGTACCTCACCGGCGATCCTCAAGACATCCTCGAGTTGCGCTACGCCCTGGGCTTCTATGACGTAGATCCAATCGTGGATGGCAACCAGCTGACCCATACCGGCATGGTGCGGATCGGTAATGAGCCCATCGGCCGGTGGACCATGGCGCCGGCGCTGACCGACCCGGAGCACATTCTCTCGGCCATCAACCATGTGGACCATCGCGTAGAACTGACCGGTTGGGGGATGCAGCAACCGTCCTGA
- a CDS encoding multicopper oxidase family protein, translating to MKGKDPRQPKNKKDRLVDETRRDFLKLSAAAVAAPALLRAPASEASSIPPVLPPSPPTTPWVMELPTEIVRAASVPYLTPSPTELANTAGGEAGRARHQFWNKFRPNANYYELRAVERDWQFNPAYPIQKVWNYRAANTPPKEFSATVASRYGSPMICRIYNDLPANHTGFGTPEISTHLHNLHCGSESDGFPGDYYSATKAGPTLTAKGKFKDHFYPNCCAGFEDHQDNVGDPTEALGTLFYHDHTLDFTSPNLYRGLSGFYLLYDSLDSGNEADPTPGALRLPSGAYDYPLQFADRRFDAAGKLYYDEINPEGVLGDKVLVNGMIEPVLKVAARRYRFRLLNAGPSLFYAFSLVNPNNVKQNFTYIANDGNLLPKPLFNQQSVTLGMAERADIVVDFSKYVVGTTLYLVNRMRQEETRGPKDIKEPGVRVLKIVVDRWPTSQDLSQVPANLRPLPPLNPAEVAAAPVRRFVFERANNMWAINGQFVNVNAPRFNVPRGRGEIWELVNIDNGWSHPIHIHLEEGRIIARIRNGVSQPIPAHELGRKDVYVINKNETIRVFIRFRDYVGKYVMHCHNLIHEDHAMMLRFDLV from the coding sequence ATGAAAGGCAAAGACCCGCGACAACCGAAAAACAAAAAAGACAGGTTGGTGGACGAAACCCGGCGCGACTTCCTCAAGCTGTCAGCCGCCGCGGTAGCGGCGCCAGCGCTGCTGCGCGCCCCGGCCAGCGAAGCATCGAGCATCCCTCCGGTACTGCCGCCCAGCCCACCGACTACTCCATGGGTCATGGAGTTGCCCACCGAGATCGTGCGCGCCGCCTCCGTTCCCTACTTGACTCCGAGTCCTACCGAACTGGCCAACACCGCCGGCGGCGAAGCCGGACGGGCGCGACATCAGTTCTGGAACAAGTTCCGCCCCAACGCTAACTACTATGAGCTTCGCGCGGTCGAGCGCGACTGGCAGTTCAACCCGGCCTATCCGATCCAGAAAGTCTGGAATTACCGCGCCGCCAATACTCCGCCGAAGGAATTCAGCGCCACCGTAGCCTCGCGCTACGGTTCACCGATGATCTGCCGCATCTACAACGACCTGCCCGCCAATCACACTGGCTTCGGTACGCCGGAAATCTCCACTCACCTGCACAATCTGCATTGCGGTTCGGAGAGTGACGGATTCCCCGGTGACTACTACAGCGCAACCAAGGCAGGCCCGACCCTGACCGCCAAAGGCAAATTCAAGGATCACTTCTACCCCAACTGCTGTGCCGGCTTCGAAGATCACCAGGACAACGTCGGCGACCCCACTGAGGCCTTGGGCACGCTCTTCTATCACGACCACACCCTGGATTTCACATCACCCAATCTCTACCGCGGACTCTCGGGCTTCTACCTACTCTATGACTCGCTGGATTCAGGCAACGAAGCCGACCCCACGCCCGGGGCTCTGCGCCTGCCGAGCGGCGCCTATGACTACCCGCTGCAGTTCGCCGACCGCCGCTTCGACGCCGCCGGCAAGCTCTACTACGACGAGATCAACCCCGAAGGCGTGCTCGGCGACAAGGTGCTGGTCAACGGCATGATCGAGCCGGTGCTCAAGGTGGCCGCGCGACGTTATCGTTTCCGCCTGCTGAATGCCGGCCCGAGCCTGTTCTATGCCTTCTCGCTGGTGAACCCGAACAACGTCAAGCAGAACTTCACCTACATCGCCAACGACGGCAACCTGCTGCCAAAGCCCCTGTTCAACCAGCAATCGGTCACTCTCGGCATGGCCGAGCGCGCCGACATCGTGGTCGATTTTTCCAAGTACGTGGTGGGCACTACCCTCTATCTGGTCAACCGCATGCGCCAGGAAGAAACCCGTGGGCCGAAAGACATCAAGGAGCCTGGGGTACGCGTACTGAAGATAGTGGTCGACCGCTGGCCAACCTCCCAGGACCTCAGCCAGGTACCGGCCAACCTGCGGCCACTGCCGCCGCTGAATCCGGCCGAGGTGGCCGCCGCTCCGGTGCGCCGGTTCGTCTTCGAGCGCGCCAACAACATGTGGGCGATCAATGGCCAGTTCGTCAACGTCAACGCGCCACGCTTCAACGTGCCCAGGGGGCGCGGGGAAATCTGGGAGCTGGTCAACATCGACAACGGCTGGTCGCACCCGATCCACATCCACCTGGAGGAAGGCCGCATCATCGCGCGCATCAGGAATGGCGTTTCACAACCCATCCCGGCCCATGAACTAGGGCGCAAGGACGTTTACGTGATCAACAAGAACGAGACCATTCGCGTGTTCATCCGCTTCCGTGACTACGTCGGCAAGTACGTGATGCATTGCCACAACCTGATCCACGAAGACCACGCGATGATGCTGCGCTTCGACCTCGTATAA
- the gcvT gene encoding glycine cleavage system aminomethyltransferase GcvT — translation MTDLAKTPLHALHLELGARMVPFAGYDMPVQYPLGVLKEHLHTREQAGLFDVSHMGQVILRGDNAARALESLVPVDILDLPVGTQRYAMFTDENGGVLDDLMVSRLADDTLFLVVNAACKEQDLAHLKQHLAEQCEIESLFDSRALLALQGPAAAAVLGRLAPEVQKMTFMQFGSVRLEGVECYVSRSGYTGEDGYEISVPVAQAEALARTLLAQPEVQPIGLGARDSLRLEAGLCLYGHDMSPATTPVEASLLWAISKARRADGLRAGNFPGAGRVFAQQRDGVPSKRVGLLPQERVPVREGAEIVDADGTVIGRVSSGGFGPSLGAPVAMGYVSTSHAAVDSEVWALVRGKRVAMKVAKTPFVPQRYYRG, via the coding sequence ATGACCGACCTCGCCAAGACCCCGCTGCACGCCCTGCACCTCGAACTCGGCGCCCGCATGGTGCCCTTCGCCGGCTACGACATGCCGGTGCAATACCCCCTCGGCGTGCTCAAGGAACACCTGCACACCCGCGAGCAGGCCGGCCTGTTCGACGTCTCGCACATGGGCCAGGTCATCCTGCGTGGCGACAACGCCGCCCGCGCCCTGGAGAGCCTGGTGCCGGTGGACATCCTCGACCTGCCGGTGGGCACCCAGCGCTACGCGATGTTCACCGACGAGAACGGCGGCGTCCTCGACGACCTGATGGTCTCCCGCCTGGCGGACGACACCCTGTTCCTGGTGGTCAACGCCGCCTGCAAGGAACAGGACCTGGCGCACCTCAAGCAACACCTCGCCGAGCAGTGCGAAATCGAATCGCTGTTCGACTCCCGCGCCCTGCTCGCCCTGCAAGGTCCGGCGGCCGCCGCGGTACTCGGCCGCCTCGCCCCGGAAGTGCAGAAGATGACCTTCATGCAGTTCGGCAGCGTGCGCCTGGAGGGCGTCGAGTGCTACGTCAGCCGCTCCGGCTACACCGGCGAGGACGGCTACGAGATTTCCGTGCCCGTGGCCCAGGCCGAAGCCCTGGCACGCACCCTGCTGGCCCAGCCGGAAGTCCAGCCGATCGGCCTTGGCGCGCGCGACTCGCTGCGCCTGGAAGCCGGCCTGTGCCTCTACGGCCATGACATGAGCCCCGCCACCACCCCGGTGGAAGCCAGCCTGCTCTGGGCCATCTCCAAGGCCCGCCGCGCCGACGGCCTGCGCGCCGGCAATTTCCCTGGCGCCGGTCGGGTCTTCGCCCAGCAGCGCGATGGCGTGCCGAGCAAGCGCGTCGGTCTGCTGCCGCAGGAACGTGTGCCGGTGCGCGAAGGCGCCGAGATCGTCGACGCCGACGGCACGGTGATCGGCCGCGTTTCCAGCGGTGGCTTCGGCCCCAGCCTGGGCGCCCCGGTCGCCATGGGCTACGTGAGCACCAGCCATGCCGCCGTGGACAGCGAGGTCTGGGCCCTGGTGCGCGGCAAGCGCGTGGCGATGAAAGTGGCCAAGACGCCCTTCGTGCCGCAGCGTTACTACCGCGGCTGA
- a CDS encoding L-serine ammonia-lyase, with protein MSLSVFDMFKIGIGPSSSHTVGPMRAAARFVDGLRRENLLVDTHSLKVELYGSLGATGKGHGSDKAVLLGLEGEQPDTVDTERVDERLAAIRQRGELRLGGEKPIHFVEKEHLALIRKPLPYHPNGMIFRAFDAAGIQIRAREYYSVGGGFVVDEEAAGLDRIVEDRTPLPYPFKTGRDMLAQCSASGLAVSGLMRENEKAWRTPEETSAGLMKIWQVMQDCVTTGCRKEGIMPGGLKVKRRAAALYRQLSEHPEASLKDSLSVLDWVNLYALAVNEENATGGRVVTAPTNGAAGIVPAVLHYYSRFVPGANDDGVERFLLTAAAIGILYKENASISGAEVGCQGEVGVACSMAAGALCEVLGGTPQQVENAAEIGMEHNLGLTCDPVGGLVQVPCIERNAMGSVKAINAARMALRGDGQHFISLDKVIRTMRQTGADMKSKYKETARGGLAVNIIEC; from the coding sequence ATGTCCCTCAGCGTCTTCGACATGTTCAAGATTGGCATTGGCCCCTCCAGCTCCCACACCGTAGGCCCGATGCGCGCCGCCGCGCGATTCGTCGATGGCCTGCGCCGTGAGAACCTGCTGGTCGACACCCACAGCCTGAAAGTCGAGCTGTACGGCTCCCTCGGCGCCACCGGCAAGGGCCACGGCAGCGACAAGGCCGTGCTGCTCGGCCTGGAAGGCGAACAGCCGGACACCGTCGATACCGAACGAGTGGACGAGCGCCTCGCGGCCATTCGCCAGCGCGGCGAACTGCGTCTGGGGGGCGAGAAACCCATCCACTTCGTGGAAAAGGAACACCTGGCGCTGATCCGCAAGCCGCTCCCCTACCACCCCAACGGCATGATCTTCCGCGCCTTCGATGCCGCCGGCATCCAGATCCGCGCCCGCGAGTACTACTCGGTGGGCGGCGGCTTCGTCGTCGATGAGGAAGCCGCCGGCCTGGATCGCATCGTCGAGGACCGCACGCCGCTGCCCTACCCGTTCAAGACCGGGCGCGACATGCTCGCCCAGTGCAGCGCCAGTGGGCTCGCCGTCAGTGGCCTGATGCGCGAGAACGAGAAGGCCTGGCGCACCCCCGAGGAAACCAGCGCCGGGCTGATGAAGATCTGGCAGGTGATGCAGGACTGCGTCACCACCGGCTGCCGCAAGGAAGGCATCATGCCCGGCGGACTCAAGGTCAAGCGCCGCGCCGCCGCGCTCTACCGCCAGCTCAGCGAACACCCGGAGGCCAGCCTCAAGGACAGCCTCTCGGTGCTCGACTGGGTCAACCTCTATGCCCTCGCGGTGAACGAGGAAAACGCCACCGGCGGCCGCGTGGTCACCGCGCCCACCAACGGCGCGGCCGGCATCGTCCCGGCGGTGCTGCACTACTACAGCCGCTTCGTGCCCGGCGCCAACGACGACGGCGTCGAGCGCTTCCTGCTCACCGCCGCCGCCATCGGCATCCTCTACAAGGAGAACGCCTCCATCTCCGGTGCCGAAGTCGGCTGCCAGGGCGAGGTCGGCGTGGCCTGCTCGATGGCCGCCGGCGCCCTCTGCGAAGTCCTCGGCGGCACCCCGCAGCAGGTGGAGAACGCCGCCGAGATCGGCATGGAGCACAACCTCGGGCTGACCTGCGACCCGGTCGGCGGCCTGGTCCAGGTGCCCTGCATCGAACGCAACGCCATGGGTTCGGTGAAGGCCATCAACGCCGCGCGCATGGCCTTGCGCGGTGACGGCCAGCACTTCATTTCGCTCGACAAGGTGATCCGCACCATGCGCCAGACCGGTGCCGACATGAAGAGCAAGTACAAGGAAACCGCCCGCGGCGGCCTCGCCGTGAACATCATCGAATGCTGA
- the gcvP gene encoding aminomethyl-transferring glycine dehydrogenase — MTIETPALGTTNEFIARHIGPRDADTKAMLALLGYEDIEGLTASVIPDSIKGTSVLDLPAGQGEAEALAAIKAIAAKNQLFKSYIGQGYYPCHTPSPILRNLLENPAWYTAYTPYQPEISQGRLEALLNFQTLVSDLAGLPVANASLLDEGTAAAEAMTFCKRLAKNKASNAFFASQHCHPQTLDVLRTRAEPLGIEVVIGDERELSDASAYFGALLQYPAANGDLFDYRELVARFHAAGALVAVAADLLALTLLTPPGEFGADVALGSAQRFGVPLGFGGPHAAYFATRDNFKRDMPGRLVGVSIDRHGKPALRLAMQTREQHIRREKATSNICTAQVLLANIASMYAVYHGPQGLTRIARRVHQLTAILAAGLTQLGLVVEQEAFFDTLTLATGAKTADRHAQARAQHLNLREVDAARLGLSLDETTTQADVEQLWALFADGQALPVFAELAATVASRLPAALLRQSAILSHPVFNRYHSETELMRYLRKLADKDLALDRSMIPLGSCTMKLNAASEMIPVTWAEFGALHPFAPAEQSQGYLELTRELEAMLCQATGYDAVSLQPNAGSQGEYAGLLAIRAYHLSRGDDQRDICLIPQSAHGTNPATASMVGMRVVVTACDARGNVDIADLKAKAEEHQERLAALMITYPSTHGVFEEGIREICAIIHANGGQVYIDGANMNAMVGLCAPGQFGGDVSHLNLHKTFCIPHGGGGPGVGPIGVKAHLAPFLPGHAHMARKEGAVSAAPFGSASILPITWMYIRMMGGEGLRRATQMAILNANYIARRLEEHYPVLYTGSNGLVAHECILDLRPLKETSGISVDDVAKRLIDYGFHAPTMSFPVPGTLMIEPTESESKEELDRFCEAMIRIREEIRAVENGELDKDDNPLKNAPHTAQELVGEWTHRYSRELAVYPSASLVDGKYWPPVGRVDNVYGDRNLVCACPSIEAYQDA; from the coding sequence ATGACCATCGAAACCCCTGCCCTCGGCACCACCAACGAATTCATCGCCCGCCACATCGGCCCGCGCGACGCCGATACCAAGGCCATGCTGGCTCTGCTCGGTTATGAAGACATCGAAGGGCTGACCGCAAGCGTCATCCCCGACAGCATCAAGGGCACCAGCGTGCTCGACCTGCCGGCCGGCCAGGGCGAGGCCGAAGCGCTCGCCGCGATCAAGGCCATCGCCGCGAAGAACCAGCTGTTCAAGAGCTACATCGGCCAGGGCTACTACCCTTGCCACACCCCCAGCCCGATCCTCCGCAACCTGCTGGAAAACCCCGCCTGGTACACCGCCTACACCCCCTACCAGCCGGAAATCTCCCAGGGCCGCCTGGAAGCCCTGCTGAACTTCCAGACCCTGGTCAGCGACCTCGCCGGCCTGCCGGTGGCCAACGCCTCCTTGCTCGACGAAGGCACCGCCGCCGCCGAAGCCATGACCTTCTGCAAGCGCCTGGCGAAGAACAAGGCCAGCAACGCCTTCTTCGCCTCCCAGCACTGCCACCCGCAGACCCTCGACGTGCTGCGCACCCGCGCCGAGCCGCTGGGCATCGAAGTGGTGATCGGCGACGAGCGTGAGCTCAGCGACGCCAGCGCCTACTTCGGCGCCCTGCTGCAGTACCCCGCCGCCAACGGCGACCTCTTCGACTACCGCGAGCTGGTGGCGCGCTTCCACGCCGCCGGCGCCCTGGTCGCCGTCGCCGCCGACCTGCTGGCCCTGACCCTGCTCACCCCGCCCGGCGAGTTCGGTGCCGACGTCGCCCTCGGCAGCGCCCAGCGCTTCGGCGTGCCGCTGGGCTTCGGCGGCCCGCACGCGGCCTACTTCGCCACCCGCGACAACTTCAAGCGCGACATGCCGGGCCGCCTGGTCGGCGTCTCCATCGACCGCCACGGCAAGCCGGCCCTGCGCCTGGCCATGCAGACCCGCGAGCAACACATCCGCCGCGAGAAGGCCACCAGCAACATCTGCACCGCGCAGGTGCTGCTGGCCAACATCGCCAGCATGTACGCCGTCTACCACGGTCCGCAGGGCCTGACCCGCATCGCCCGGCGCGTGCACCAGCTGACCGCCATCCTCGCCGCCGGCCTGACCCAGCTGGGGCTTGTCGTCGAGCAGGAAGCCTTCTTCGACACCCTGACCCTGGCCACCGGCGCCAAGACCGCCGACCGGCACGCCCAGGCCCGCGCCCAGCACCTCAACCTGCGTGAAGTGGATGCCGCGCGCCTCGGCCTGTCCCTTGACGAGACCACCACCCAGGCCGACGTCGAGCAGCTCTGGGCACTCTTCGCCGACGGCCAGGCCCTGCCGGTCTTCGCCGAACTGGCCGCCACGGTCGCCAGCCGCCTGCCGGCCGCCCTGCTGCGCCAGAGCGCGATCCTCAGCCACCCGGTATTCAACCGCTACCACTCGGAAACCGAGCTGATGCGCTACCTGCGCAAGCTCGCCGACAAGGACCTGGCGCTGGACCGCAGCATGATCCCGCTGGGCTCCTGCACCATGAAGCTGAACGCCGCCAGCGAAATGATCCCGGTGACCTGGGCCGAGTTCGGCGCCCTGCACCCCTTCGCCCCGGCCGAACAGTCCCAGGGCTACCTGGAACTGACCCGCGAGCTGGAAGCCATGCTCTGCCAGGCCACCGGCTATGACGCCGTGTCCCTGCAGCCCAACGCCGGCTCCCAGGGCGAGTACGCCGGCCTGCTGGCGATCCGCGCCTACCACCTCAGCCGTGGCGACGACCAGCGCGACATCTGCCTGATCCCGCAGTCGGCCCACGGCACCAACCCGGCCACCGCCAGCATGGTCGGCATGCGCGTGGTGGTGACCGCCTGCGACGCCCGCGGCAACGTCGATATCGCCGACCTCAAGGCCAAGGCCGAGGAGCACCAGGAGCGCCTCGCCGCGCTGATGATCACCTACCCGTCCACCCACGGCGTGTTCGAGGAAGGCATCCGCGAAATCTGCGCGATCATCCACGCCAACGGCGGCCAGGTGTACATCGACGGCGCCAACATGAACGCCATGGTCGGCCTCTGCGCCCCGGGCCAGTTCGGCGGCGACGTCTCGCACCTGAACCTGCACAAGACCTTCTGCATCCCCCATGGCGGCGGCGGCCCAGGTGTCGGCCCGATCGGCGTGAAAGCCCACCTGGCGCCCTTCCTGCCTGGCCACGCGCACATGGCCCGCAAGGAAGGCGCGGTCAGCGCGGCGCCGTTCGGCAGCGCCAGCATCCTGCCGATCACCTGGATGTACATCCGCATGATGGGCGGCGAAGGCCTGCGCCGCGCCACCCAGATGGCGATCCTCAACGCCAACTACATCGCCCGTCGCCTGGAAGAGCACTACCCGGTGCTCTACACCGGCAGCAACGGCCTGGTGGCCCACGAGTGCATCCTCGACCTGCGTCCGCTCAAGGAAACCAGCGGCATCAGCGTCGACGACGTCGCCAAGCGCCTGATCGACTACGGCTTCCACGCCCCGACCATGTCCTTCCCGGTGCCGGGCACCCTGATGATCGAGCCCACCGAAAGCGAGTCGAAGGAAGAGCTGGACCGCTTCTGCGAGGCCATGATCCGCATCCGCGAGGAAATCCGCGCGGTGGAGAACGGCGAACTGGACAAGGACGACAACCCGCTGAAGAACGCCCCGCACACCGCCCAGGAACTGGTCGGCGAGTGGACCCACCGCTACAGCCGCGAACTCGCCGTGTACCCCAGCGCCAGCCTGGTGGACGGCAAGTACTGGCCGCCGGTGGGCCGCGTGGACAACGTCTACGGCGACCGCAACCTGGTCTGCGCCTGCCCGTCCATCGAGGCCTACCAGGACGCCTGA
- the gcvH gene encoding glycine cleavage system protein GcvH: MSDLRFTADHEWLRLEEDGSVTVGITEYAQDALGDVVFVQLPELQAYTQGEEVAVLESVKAASNIVMPLDGEVIEVNQQLADSPELVNEEPLGKGWFFRMQLADASILDGLLDQAGYENLLKANG; encoded by the coding sequence ATGAGCGATTTGCGTTTCACCGCCGACCACGAATGGCTGCGCCTTGAAGAAGACGGCAGCGTTACCGTCGGCATTACCGAGTACGCGCAAGACGCGCTGGGCGACGTGGTCTTCGTTCAACTCCCGGAACTGCAGGCTTACACCCAAGGCGAAGAAGTCGCCGTACTGGAATCGGTGAAAGCCGCCAGCAACATCGTCATGCCTCTCGACGGTGAAGTGATCGAAGTGAACCAGCAATTGGCCGACAGCCCGGAACTGGTCAACGAAGAACCCCTCGGTAAAGGCTGGTTCTTCCGCATGCAGCTGGCCGACGCCAGCATCCTCGACGGCCTCCTCGACCAGGCCGGCTACGAAAACCTGCTGAAAGCCAACGGCTGA